CCTATTGGCCGGTAACTGCGGAGGAGCTTAAGAACAGTGTCATTACAGCCCGAAGTGCGGCACAGCCGACACGGCTTATGTATCAGTTGGATACTGATTTATTTCGTCGACAGATAAATAATACCGGACAGAAACCGACACCTTATATTATCGCCTCGAAAGCATTTATGGAGCGCACCAGCGGTACTTTATATGGCATGATCTACATTGCCATTCGCGAGCCGGAATTTCGCCGCTTCTATAACAACTTTACAAGCAACGGCAATGATGTTCTTATTTTGGACAAGTCAGGGCTCATCGTGTCGAGCAACCGTCAGGACTTGATCGGACAACACTCCCGTGAGCTGCTGGGCTACGCGAAGAAAATCAATGAGCAAGGGCTAAATTACGTGAATGCGAACGTGATGAGCAAGGAAAGTATTGTTCTTTCCAACTATATTCCTTCGTATGATTTTTATCTGGTTAACATGATCGACAGACAAATCGCGATTGGACAGATCATTGACGTCAAATCCGTTGTATTCATCTGCATTGTCATCGTGCTGATTGCTTTGCTGATTGTTTTTCTGATTTCCCGTCGCCTGATTCGTTCACTGACACGACTGGTCAAGCAAATGTCGACGGTCCGCGAGAAAAATTTTGACAACTATATCCCGGTAACGGGCAGCTATGAGGTCAGACAACTGAGTCATGCCTATAATTACATGCTGGATGAGCTGAATGACTATATTCGCAAGCTGCTGGAGACGCAAAAAGAACAACGAAACGCAGAGCTTGCTGCCCTACAACGACAAATCAATCCTCATTTTCTGTACAATACACTGGCTTCGATCAAAATGCTGGTGCTCAAAGGAAACAAGGAGACCGCCGCCGAGACCATCAACGCGCTTATTTCCCTGCTGCAAAATACGATCAGCAACGTGAGTGAGACCATCACGATCGAGCAGGAAATGGCCAACATGCAAAACTACGTGTTCATTAACCATGTGCGCTATGGACAGCGGGTACAGGTAAATTATTTTATATCGCCGGATTGTCTGGAGTACCATGTGCCCAAGCTGATTATTCAGCCTTTTATCGAAAATTCTTTTTTCCATGCATTTAATGAGAAAAATGCAGGGCACATCTATATATTGGTGTCCAAAACGGAGGATACATTGATCTGCGAGGTGGTCGACGATGGAGACGGTATGGATTTGGACGGGCATGCGGCCAAGGATGGACTGCCCAATCCCAAGAGCAAGCGCCAACTGTTCACTGGCATCGGCATCCAGAATGTACACAATCGCATCACCCTTCTCTATGGAGAAGAGTATGGCGTGACCATCTCCAGCAAAAAAGGCGAGGGCACCAAAGTGAAATTGACACTGCCACTGATCGTAAAACCCGCCCCTCCTATCTCATAAAAAAGGGTATTCGGATTTTATGGTGGAGAAGGACTTATAGCTGGCCCTTCTCCAATTTCTCGATCAAGGTGGAAAAATGCTTTTTAAGTCCCTCTGTAAAGAGTATTTTGGCTCGTAGGGCTTCAAAAGAGTATCCCCTGCCTAAACGATTAATGACTCGAATGCCGTCTCAGATCTGTTCCCTGCTATCGTGTTTGTAGAGGTTGGCTATAAGAATATCCATAAGAATTTCTTCTATGCATTTATGATGTAAACTCCTTCTTTGTTTTCGCATGACTGGTCAAAATACCGCTGAATATGAAAGATAATAACGAACCGGCAAAGCATATAGCCGCAAACATGCCTACGGCGGAAAAACCGTTAAAAGTCGCGTAAATCAGGCCTGCGATCCAAGAGCCGAGCGTTGTCGCAGCGTACATGATTGAATTGGCCAAGCTAGAGATCGTGCCGCGGATGGTCGGATTTAGTGAATTCAGCATTCCCAATATTAGGGGAAAAGCGATCCCCATGTTAACGAATATGAAAAAGTAAACACTTTCGAAAGCCGCAACCGATGGCAAGTGAGGCAAAATAATAAAACATGCGATAGAGACAAGAAAGCCCACAACCAGCGTATTGAAACGGTTTAACGTTTTGATCACATAGGCACCGCCGAAGCTCCCGACTATATTCCCGAGACCAAGAAAAAACATCACGTACCCCGCTTGATCAATTGAGAGGTGAAAGCGATCCGTCACCCATTTTCCAATGAAGGAAAAGGCAGCAAAGAATCCACATTGAAATAAGAAATGAGCGAGGAAAGCCTTTCTCGCCATTCGGCTATTCAATAGTGGGATGTATCTACTGAAAATCGGAGTCTTGGTTTTTTGGCCTTGATTCGGTTTCATTTCGGGCAAAGCATAGAAGATGAATACCGCTACCAGTAATGCACATGCACCAATTGTAAAAAAAGGATAATACCAATGGGTTGAGGCAAGCAGACTTCCAATAGGGATGCCGAACGCTTGGGAAGCAGCCAAGCCTGCCATGACGATTCCTGATACTTTGGCGATTTTTGACGTTGGAAACAGAGCAGGGATCGAGGCCCAGACTTGAGGCGCCGTAAATGCTGCGCTGACTCCGGCTAAAAAACGGAAGAAGAACATCGACCAAAAACCTGTGGCAAAGCCGCATAACATGGTTGAAACCGAGAAGCAGACCATGCCGGAAAGCATTACTTTTTTGCGATCCCATCCATCGGAAAGCGGTCCAGCAATCAGTGCAAAAATGGCATAACCTAAAGCATAAGACCCCACCATCCAACCGGAATATTCGGTCGGGATATGAAACAAGTTCTGAAGAGTGGGGATGAGCGGAGAAATCAAAAACGTATCTGTACCAATAACAAACATGATGAGGAAAAATAAAGCAGTTAATTGGATCATTCTATTCACCCTTTGCAGTTAGTTCTATAGTTCAAATATTATTGAAATAATGAAAAAAAAAAAGAATTTCTTTCTACAACGTATCCAGAAATCCGGGTAAGTAAGTTTGAAATGCCTCCAAATCGATGCTCATATACTTCGCTTGAGCTTCTTTTCGTACCTTGATCAATTTCGCCTCCTTTAAAGGCTAACGCCTTAAATATTTTGACTCTGAGCTCATCATTTATTATTTTTTGAGTAGTCATAAAACCATTGTACTAAGATATCGCTACAAATCAAGTCTTTAGAAAAATACCACTATAAAATCCGCCTGATTGAAACAAACGATCTACTCCAGCAAGGCGATAATGGTTGCTGCAGCGTTGTCCGCAAATGTTCGATCGGGGCGGGATTTCATCAACACGGTAAGCCCGATCATTGAAACGACGAATGTCTGGGCGAGTGCTTTGGCATTCACATGATCCCCGAGTTCACCGGATCGTATCCCCCGTTCAATGGTCTCCTGAAAAGTCGCTACCAAATACAACTGGTGCTCTCTTGTCAGCACTTCAAATTTGGCATCATGTGGCGCTAATTCGACCATGACATTCAGGCAAAAACATCCCCGATTTGGCACTTCTCCGTACGCTTCTGCCACAATGCCCTCAAAGAAAGCACGCAGCGCTTCTTTAACGGACGGTACGCTCTGTAGCCGTGCGCGCACATAAGAAGCATGAAATTGATTGTATTTGCGAAGCGCGGCTTCAAAAAGCTCTTTCTTATCTCCGAATGCGGCGTAGAGACTAGGCCGTTGAATGCCCATTTTTGCCGTTAAATCGCTTAATGAGGTCGCTTCGTAGCCCTTTTCCCAAAACAGTTCCATCGCGGAATGTAGTGCTTGCTCTTCATTAAACTCCCGAGGGCGAACCATAAGCTATCCCCTCCCTTTTTATATCGTTCAGTATATTAAAATCATATCTAACGGTGAAGGAATAGTCAAATATTTTCAATTTATCCTTGACAAATTGCGAATAAATAATATATATTTCACTTCGTTCAGTTATATACCGATCGATATAATATACTTTTCGGTATGTAACTGAATAAGGTTAACCCCGGTCAATCCAATCAGAAAGGTGTGAAGGGATATGAACAACCTTCAAGACATAATGGAGGGAGGTGCGGGAGAAAACTGGAGTACCGGGAAGGCTTCCTCGAGTAAACCCGATGCTCGTGCTTCCACGTCCCATTCATCGCTGTCGCGTGTGCTCTCGTTGTTGTTTGCTGTCGCTTGTGGGCTTGCTGTAGCGAACGTTTATTATGCACAGCCACTGCTTGACGCGATGGCAGTCGAGTTCGGCATCCGTGAGTCAACTGTCGGGGTTGTTGTCACCATCACCCAGATCGGGTATGCACTTGGCCTTCTATTGCTGGTCCCCCTTGGCGATTTGCTGAACCGCCGACGGTTGGTCGTCGGTCAGTCAGCATTGTCCGTTGCGGCGCTCGCCGCTGTCGGTTTCTCTCCAAACAGCACGCTGCTCTTTATCAGCAGCGCTTTGGTTGGGTTACTCGCGGTGGTCACGCAGGTGCTGGTTGCATTCTCGGCCGTATTGGCAGCGCCGGCTGAACGCGGCCGTGTAGTAGGGACGGTAACTAGCGGCATTGTCATCGGTATTTTGCTGGCGCGGACCATCGCGGGGTTCATGGCCGATCTCGCGGGCTGGAGGGCGATCTATTTCCTCTCAGCAGCGTTGACGCTGCTCATCACTGTTATGTTGTTTCGTGTGCTACCGCCGCACGACAAGGTGAAGGAAACGATCGCTTATCCGCAATTGCTGCGTTCGGTTTTTATGTTGTTTGTGGAGGAGCCAATCTTGCGCATTCGCGCTTTGATCGCCTTTCTGATTTTTACCTCGACTTCGGTCTTGTGGACGCCGATGGTGTTTCCACTCAGCCAACCGCCTTTTTCACTCTCCCATACGGAGATCGGTCTGATTGGTCTAGCTGGCGCCGCCGGAGCGTTGGGTGCGGCCCGGGCAGGGCAGATGGCAGATCGCGGCTGGAGTCAGAAGGTTACCGGCATCGGGCTGCTCATCATGTCCCTATCTTGGCTGCCAATTGGGTTTACTATTCATTCCCTGTGGGCTTTGATTGCTGGCGTAATCGTCTTCGATCTTGGGTTACAGGCCGTACATGTCACGAATCAAAGCATGATTTACAGTGTGCGCCCCGAGGCTCATAGCCGGCTTACGGCCGGATATATGATTTTCTATTCCCTCGGCAGCGCTGTCGGCTCGTTCATCTCGACGTTCGTTTATGCGTGGGCTGGTTGGACTGGTGTATGCCTATTAGGCTCGGCCATCAGCTTACTGGCACTATTATTCTGGACGTTTACCCGTCATCTGACGCCCACCGCTTAGACATCTAATGGCGAACTGGCACATGCCACTGACCGCCATCATGCTGCTCGTCAATTGACCGAAGGAAGATTTTTTACTGTTTTATCCAGCCAGATTTTCTGAGTCAATTCTAAGGAGGGAACATTTCTCATGCTGTATCCTTATAACCTCAACCGCGATCCGCATTCGGATTGCGATAGTACCTACCCATTCACACCGCACTTCACTGACGCTCCCGGGTTTGCCATGCACTTTGTTGACGAAGGTTCACGCGGAGGTGAGACCGTGCTTTGTCTTCATGGCGAGCCAACCTGGGGCTATCTGTTTCGGCACCTCGTTCCGGTCCTGAGCTCGGATTGCCGTGTCATTGTCCCTGATCATATGGGGTTCGGTAAAAGTGCGACTCCTCAGGACCGTAGCTACTGGCTGCAAGATCATATCGACAATCTTGAACGGTTTGTGCTTGCGCTCGACCTGCGGGATATCACGCTGATTATGCACGATTTTGGCGGGCCAGTGGGGATGGGACTCGCCGCCCGACATCCGGATCGCATCCGCAGACTGATCTCGACCAATGGGCCGACACCATTCGGCCAGTCCAGCCTCGGAGACAGGTTGACCGCCAATGTCGGCGTCTCGCCCTGGTTCCAATGGGTTGTTCAGGCGGAGAAGGATGGAAGTCTCGAGGCCGTGTTGGGCCAACTCGGTTTTAATATTCTCAGCACGCTCAAACTGAACGGTTTCGAGAACCATGCCCTGATTACCGACACCTGGCTGGCCGCTTACGGCTCGCGCTTCGCCGATCCGTCCGATTGTCTCGGCGCAATCGGCTGGGCGAAAGGGTATGCTACAGGCGCGCATCAGTTTGAAGTACCTAATGCTGAAGTCGTTCGCATGATTCGCACGAAGCCGGCAATGGCCATTTGGGGAGAGTCTGACCGCACGCTACATGCTGAACATTTTCTGCCGCTGTTCACGGAGTTGTTCCCTGACGCCCCCGTTCATCGGCTTACAGGCGTGGGTCATTATTGTCTGGAAGACGCACCTGATGAAATTGGACGTCTCGTTGCAGACTTCATCCACCGGAACTGAAACGCGGTCTCGAAGGAAACAAATCTCCAAGGAGGATTCCCATGACTTATAATCGTACGACAGAGATGGACGGCCTGAGCATTTTCTATCTCGGCCTCAACTATGCACTTTATATGTAAGATTTTGGCGGACCGGTCGGCCCTAGAGCCAGCTGTACCAGCTGCACATTGATGTGCGGCTTTTTTTCTGTTCGGAAATCCGCTCAGTCGATGGACAAGATAACGGCGGTGGAACTGTTCTAAATTTTCTTTTTTCGCCGTCTGCTTGACTCTCCCCTTAACGGGAAAGTTATACTTCGGAAGAAGTGAGCAGAAGCGCAATATTGGATATTAAGGGGTGCATTTATGTTCAAAATCAGCGAGTTTTCGAAGATAAGCCAAGTGTCTGTCAAGACGCTTCGGTACTACGACCAGCTGAATTTGCTCAAGCCGGCCCATACCGATCCTTACTCTGGATACCGATACTACACTGCCGATCAGTTATTTCAGCTTCACCGCATTTTGGCCTACAAAGAACTGGGGTTCTCGTTGGAGCAAATTCGCCGGATGATCGACGAGCAAATTCCGCTTGAGCAAATCAGAGGGATGTTCCGGATCAAGCAGCACGAGATTCAGTCCATTGTGGACAAAGAGCAGGTCAAGTTGGTTCGCATTCAAGAACGGCTAGACGCCATCGAGCATGAGGGAAAACAGGGGGGGACGCATGATGTCGTGCTGAAAGAAGTGGAACCGCAATTGGTGGTGTCTTATCGGCAAAGAACTTGTTTTCGACAAATTCCGGAGATGTTTCGGCAACTGGACGATTATTTGGGCAATGCCGGTCGAACGTCCTTGTCGCAGACCATTTTGTGGCATGGCTCTGAGGAAAGCGATGAAGATATGGACATTGAAGCAGCTCGGCTGCTAGCCGACAAAATGCCAAGCCGGCCGCCCTTTGCAGTCCAACGGTTGCCGGGCATTCCGCTAATGGCCACGCTGATCCATCATTGCCGGACGACGAGCCGCTGCACTGCAAGCACGGAACTGGCGCTGTGGATTGAGCGAAATGGTTATGGAATGATCGAAAACGAACCGCGGCGCGAAATTTGCATCCCTCATGAACAGACAGGCGATCCTGAAGCTTATGTCGCGGAGGTGCAGATTGCCGTCGAGAGAGCTTAGTTTAGGCGTAGGAGGGGGAGAGAGAGTGGTAGTGTTGACAAGACACCAAAAGTTATTGACGTTGAATTTGTTTCTATTAACCTTTGTGCTGGGGACGAGCGAATTTGTTATTGTTGGGCTGCTTACAGAAGTAGCGGCTGAATTGCAACTCGACATATCAACGGTCGGGGCGCTTGTATCGGCGTTTGCCTTGTCGTTTGCCGAGCAGCTGCCTGCTGCTTTTCTTTTATCTCGATTATGTACCAATTGGTATTTAATGTGGCTGATCAATACGGAGGGATACTATGTCTAAGGTTGCTTTGAATCAAGCCGAACCGTCGAAAGCTAGCATTCGCAGCTGGCTGGCGATCGTTGTTCTCGGCATTGCCATGTTTACTATTGTTGCCACTGAATTCGCTCCGATCGGACTGCTATCGTTTATCGCTTCCGATCTTGGGCGCAGTCCCGCAACGGTAGGGCTCATCGTGACGGCCTATGCGCTGATTGGTGCAGGCAGCGCGTTGCTGTCCGCCGTACTGCCGAACCACTTCCCGCGGAAGCCGCTGCTAATCGGGCTAATGTTAGTGCTGGCTGCCGCAAACGGACTTGCGATGATCGCCCATTCGTTTCCGGTTCTGATGCTGGCGCGGGTTATCGGGGCGCTATCGCATGGCGTTTTCTGGGCAATGGTGGCCGCGCTTGCGACACAGATGGCTCCTCCGAACCGGAAGGGCCTTGCGACTTCGATCGTTTTCGGCGGCATGTCGATTGCAAACGTGCTGGGTGTTCCGCTGCTCAACCTGATCGGACAGACGTGGGGCTGGCGTTTGGCATTTGGCATCCTCTTCGCGGCCAGCATGCTCACGGCGCTGTTAATGGCCATCGTGCTGCCGCAAATAAAGGCCGAAGGATCGGTCGGATTCGCCACCCTGGCCAGTGTGCTGCGTAGTGGGAGGCTGTGGCGTGTCTATACGGTGGCGATCTTCACGGTAGCTGCGCATTTTGGAGCGTTCACCTACATCGAGCCGTATCTGAGAAACGTCCCTGGCATTGCTCCCGCTATGATCGCCGCTCTGCTCTTTGGCTTCGGGGTCGCCGGCTTGCTCGGAAATGTGCTTACCGGGGCGCTGATCGACCGCTTCATGAAGACGGTTATCGCCGTATCACTACTGCTTATGTGCATATCGCTCATTGGTCTGGGCACGTTCGGGCTCAGCTCCGGGGTATGGCCAGTACTGGCTCTGCTCGTTGTTTGGGGCACGGCAATCTCGATACTTTTTATTGGTATCCAGACATGGGTATTGCGAACAGGTGGGGCGGCGGCTATCCCGGCGTCAGCCGTGTATACGACCGTGTTCAACTCCTCTTCCGGCGTGGGAGCCGTTCTAGGTGCATTCGTTTTGAACAATGCCGGTTTGTCTTCCATTATGACCTCGGCCGGTCTGGTTATCGTCATGGCTTTTACTATCGTTGTTTTGGATCGTGGGGTGAGGAAGACATCATAACGCTGGGGAGGATGTGGAGCCCAGAAAAGCTTCGTCTTCGGTACCAATAGCGTGACGGGTAACCGATATGCGGGCAAGTTGCTCGGCAAGCATTTATCGAGAACTGGTCAGTATCATTTGGGTATGATCATCGTTCGGACTCACTAAAAAGAATTTCAGTGGTGCAGAGGGGCTAAAGGTATGAGCAAAATTCAGGAGTTTAAAGTATTACATGAATCAAACGAGCTTTTATTGTTAGGAAATGCATGGGACTTGTTTTCTGCGTTGTCTCTGGAGAAAGCCGGATTCAAAGCTATCGGTACGACCAGTTGGGGAATAGCAAAAAGCTTGGGTTATCCAGATGGTGAAAGGATTGAATTTGACACAATATTAAATCGCATAAAAACGATATTGGATCATGTAAACATCCCTGTTTCTGCCGACATAGAGTCGGGTTATGGAA
This DNA window, taken from Paenibacillus kribbensis, encodes the following:
- a CDS encoding MFS transporter produces the protein MIQLTALFFLIMFVIGTDTFLISPLIPTLQNLFHIPTEYSGWMVGSYALGYAIFALIAGPLSDGWDRKKVMLSGMVCFSVSTMLCGFATGFWSMFFFRFLAGVSAAFTAPQVWASIPALFPTSKIAKVSGIVMAGLAASQAFGIPIGSLLASTHWYYPFFTIGACALLVAVFIFYALPEMKPNQGQKTKTPIFSRYIPLLNSRMARKAFLAHFLFQCGFFAAFSFIGKWVTDRFHLSIDQAGYVMFFLGLGNIVGSFGGAYVIKTLNRFNTLVVGFLVSIACFIILPHLPSVAAFESVYFFIFVNMGIAFPLILGMLNSLNPTIRGTISSLANSIMYAATTLGSWIAGLIYATFNGFSAVGMFAAICFAGSLLSFIFSGILTSHAKTKKEFTS
- a CDS encoding MFS transporter; protein product: MSKVALNQAEPSKASIRSWLAIVVLGIAMFTIVATEFAPIGLLSFIASDLGRSPATVGLIVTAYALIGAGSALLSAVLPNHFPRKPLLIGLMLVLAAANGLAMIAHSFPVLMLARVIGALSHGVFWAMVAALATQMAPPNRKGLATSIVFGGMSIANVLGVPLLNLIGQTWGWRLAFGILFAASMLTALLMAIVLPQIKAEGSVGFATLASVLRSGRLWRVYTVAIFTVAAHFGAFTYIEPYLRNVPGIAPAMIAALLFGFGVAGLLGNVLTGALIDRFMKTVIAVSLLLMCISLIGLGTFGLSSGVWPVLALLVVWGTAISILFIGIQTWVLRTGGAAAIPASAVYTTVFNSSSGVGAVLGAFVLNNAGLSSIMTSAGLVIVMAFTIVVLDRGVRKTS
- a CDS encoding TetR/AcrR family transcriptional regulator; translation: MVRPREFNEEQALHSAMELFWEKGYEATSLSDLTAKMGIQRPSLYAAFGDKKELFEAALRKYNQFHASYVRARLQSVPSVKEALRAFFEGIVAEAYGEVPNRGCFCLNVMVELAPHDAKFEVLTREHQLYLVATFQETIERGIRSGELGDHVNAKALAQTFVVSMIGLTVLMKSRPDRTFADNAAATIIALLE
- a CDS encoding sensor histidine kinase — encoded protein: MKRYLHKFKYQGLFFKIFIVMVVSITAVSLLTSLVTIRMSERLFAETFSITNAKVLSQIQSSFESFNDSIVNAVTHASENGTVKNYLTGSQSDSINSARIYFGMAQQMKQIKSNVDAYDVGVAVTGMNGRSFYSDSSYWPVTAEELKNSVITARSAAQPTRLMYQLDTDLFRRQINNTGQKPTPYIIASKAFMERTSGTLYGMIYIAIREPEFRRFYNNFTSNGNDVLILDKSGLIVSSNRQDLIGQHSRELLGYAKKINEQGLNYVNANVMSKESIVLSNYIPSYDFYLVNMIDRQIAIGQIIDVKSVVFICIVIVLIALLIVFLISRRLIRSLTRLVKQMSTVREKNFDNYIPVTGSYEVRQLSHAYNYMLDELNDYIRKLLETQKEQRNAELAALQRQINPHFLYNTLASIKMLVLKGNKETAAETINALISLLQNTISNVSETITIEQEMANMQNYVFINHVRYGQRVQVNYFISPDCLEYHVPKLIIQPFIENSFFHAFNEKNAGHIYILVSKTEDTLICEVVDDGDGMDLDGHAAKDGLPNPKSKRQLFTGIGIQNVHNRITLLYGEEYGVTISSKKGEGTKVKLTLPLIVKPAPPIS
- a CDS encoding MerR family transcriptional regulator, with translation MFKISEFSKISQVSVKTLRYYDQLNLLKPAHTDPYSGYRYYTADQLFQLHRILAYKELGFSLEQIRRMIDEQIPLEQIRGMFRIKQHEIQSIVDKEQVKLVRIQERLDAIEHEGKQGGTHDVVLKEVEPQLVVSYRQRTCFRQIPEMFRQLDDYLGNAGRTSLSQTILWHGSEESDEDMDIEAARLLADKMPSRPPFAVQRLPGIPLMATLIHHCRTTSRCTASTELALWIERNGYGMIENEPRREICIPHEQTGDPEAYVAEVQIAVERA
- a CDS encoding alpha/beta fold hydrolase; translation: MLYPYNLNRDPHSDCDSTYPFTPHFTDAPGFAMHFVDEGSRGGETVLCLHGEPTWGYLFRHLVPVLSSDCRVIVPDHMGFGKSATPQDRSYWLQDHIDNLERFVLALDLRDITLIMHDFGGPVGMGLAARHPDRIRRLISTNGPTPFGQSSLGDRLTANVGVSPWFQWVVQAEKDGSLEAVLGQLGFNILSTLKLNGFENHALITDTWLAAYGSRFADPSDCLGAIGWAKGYATGAHQFEVPNAEVVRMIRTKPAMAIWGESDRTLHAEHFLPLFTELFPDAPVHRLTGVGHYCLEDAPDEIGRLVADFIHRN
- a CDS encoding MFS transporter, with the translated sequence MNNLQDIMEGGAGENWSTGKASSSKPDARASTSHSSLSRVLSLLFAVACGLAVANVYYAQPLLDAMAVEFGIRESTVGVVVTITQIGYALGLLLLVPLGDLLNRRRLVVGQSALSVAALAAVGFSPNSTLLFISSALVGLLAVVTQVLVAFSAVLAAPAERGRVVGTVTSGIVIGILLARTIAGFMADLAGWRAIYFLSAALTLLITVMLFRVLPPHDKVKETIAYPQLLRSVFMLFVEEPILRIRALIAFLIFTSTSVLWTPMVFPLSQPPFSLSHTEIGLIGLAGAAGALGAARAGQMADRGWSQKVTGIGLLIMSLSWLPIGFTIHSLWALIAGVIVFDLGLQAVHVTNQSMIYSVRPEAHSRLTAGYMIFYSLGSAVGSFISTFVYAWAGWTGVCLLGSAISLLALLFWTFTRHLTPTA
- a CDS encoding MFS transporter, which translates into the protein MVVLTRHQKLLTLNLFLLTFVLGTSEFVIVGLLTEVAAELQLDISTVGALVSAFALSFAEQLPAAFLLSRLCTNWYLMWLINTEGYYV